The following proteins are co-located in the Flammeovirga kamogawensis genome:
- a CDS encoding tail fiber protein has product MLLKTHYRSIILIALLFLNSNLFAQSGGFVVQGLARNSLHAAIPNKVIDFKFTIVSNDKSSTYFSETKQLVTNAQGVFSHEIGTGTVSTGSIQTVPYKDANLKLIISMITNSTENVISEQIINYVPYAFSALNGAPSGSIVPFTGTDVPLGWMLCDGSSVPSGTYLKDMIGMANAPDLRGMYLRGTGTNGTHQNSNNDYATGPGLNSYEKDQLGDHGHDNDFSVDISNDGSHTHSYSKFREGGSGNLGRHGGGVVKRQNISRTTGNSGDHTHSTTIGGSVGAATGDGVYSETQPVSYGVNYIIKL; this is encoded by the coding sequence ATGCTACTTAAGACTCATTATCGTTCAATAATATTGATAGCATTACTATTTCTAAATAGTAATCTATTCGCTCAAAGCGGAGGTTTTGTTGTACAAGGACTAGCAAGAAATTCATTACATGCTGCTATTCCAAATAAAGTAATTGACTTTAAATTTACAATAGTTAGTAATGATAAGTCATCTACATATTTTTCAGAAACAAAACAGTTAGTAACAAATGCACAAGGTGTATTTTCTCATGAAATAGGTACAGGTACAGTATCTACTGGGTCAATCCAAACTGTTCCGTATAAAGATGCCAATTTAAAATTGATCATCTCTATGATTACTAACTCTACAGAAAACGTAATATCAGAACAAATCATAAACTATGTTCCTTATGCTTTTTCAGCTTTAAATGGAGCTCCTTCTGGGTCTATAGTTCCTTTTACTGGTACAGACGTTCCGTTAGGATGGATGCTGTGTGATGGAAGTTCTGTTCCATCAGGTACATATTTAAAAGATATGATTGGAATGGCAAATGCACCAGACTTAAGAGGAATGTATCTTAGAGGTACAGGTACTAACGGAACTCATCAAAATAGTAATAATGATTATGCAACCGGACCTGGTTTAAATTCTTATGAAAAAGATCAATTAGGAGATCATGGTCACGATAATGATTTTAGTGTAGATATCTCGAATGATGGTAGCCATACCCATAGTTATAGTAAATTTAGAGAAGGCGGATCAGGTAATTTAGGTCGCCATGGTGGTGGTGTGGTTAAAAGACAAAACATTAGTAGAACTACAGGAAATTCTGGAGATCATACCCACTCAACAACAATAGGCGGTAGCGTTGGTGCCGCAACTGGAGATGGCGTTTACTCAGAGACACAACCCGTAAGTTATGGTGTAAATTACATCATTAAGCTTTAA
- a CDS encoding T9SS type A sorting domain-containing protein — protein sequence MKRLFLIILTLSLFTPLYNYSHALNLEAEQDGIEWDGNTFSESNDFDGTFPYSVYANATGNITFSPLLDENDGSIFDLDGIRDDYIKLGYAEVENLPEGLRLEVVPISDTRLQITLVDTANYHSDNEDIYNLRLILLDDAFQNGSASDYANTSKVYSVNFRDAPPITDSDFEIISSTQFIETSADDGAVEGSLVLNLVGGDTLAGIIGQDLVETGFVKPINIPEGLTLSVIRNSLTEVSISLIGNADNHADANDISCGWIFEDSAFLNVTNSVVDFAVSEEYIEIDFSTIEVNLIEDSDFIISSRLPFIENDANDGSVGGSMVLNLTGGDKLNGAIEADLVTLGYVVPNNVPQGLTLSAIKNSDYKVTITLTGNAANHTIDDDVTFGWTFQDHAFEILNADVIDYAVYLEASSISFMTDDPPLFTDSDFVVVEQGNFKENVINNGTIVGSLELSLTGGDTLSGLVGNDLVALNHITPTNIPDGLILKALKTSSTNVIFSLSGTATDHSSQTKNFGYSFKDSAFGEIPASEINFSTISTLSVLFHDGYDPEITLTTSLAGNATSFTEREPYDGGFGNMQVHFNLVHDKFIDSVANLIEVNNLPEGLTANFTRVHNKLLTMTVSGTANAHSPSDSITTTITFLDSAFVDFTNTLVAGYTQDIQFKFQEFQGITLNNYSLSENPRNDGSIEGSVIINLLGDETFNGYNGEDFTASSKVIFSNLPEGLEGNVIRLSDTSLELSFLYSATSHKQEIDDVNDVVISIQNSAFTSAVFPTLVNQTINNFELNFVEAPITPTLTYSTKVFSEDMDNEGTIENAVVVSLYNATFSDSISTNNIDVSNLPAGFDIELSRISETQVRLSMNGSTTAHFDNDDIENLMITFNDNGLGAINDHVITTIENYTFTSKINFSEIYGMYWGDMVFNEDTSTYLGDIVTKQLVQVSNRKTFIGAIGDTLSEYINVANIPTGLSTEIVKVSDQVIELSFTGKAVENDYINTTYDGAIILKKTIFTEEDITSFENISHQGIQFNFYDTPGVNYSKDYLNESFSFDGSIADSLFLSVQGDIQFETGNTDLLSANLAQVTGVPNGLTAHIELTDSENIIVYFTGNAVNHGDNEDVTVSIQLLDQLFVDGTNEHFFNLQKDININFRDTAPYLVWDANIFTESNVDDGSLTGSKTVTLVGDTFIGTNDSPIYAYTIQNVPDGLTAIVTKVDDNNCTLTFTGNATNHNNVDDANDIIITFTDEAFVSTDVSAFLGLTNTDYPIELNFNDTPITDSDFVVVSYSQFKENSNNNGVVEGELVMDLTGGDVILGKVGVNLVDQGLVVANNVPNGLTLNVVKNSSTQVRVFFTGNASNSQSTVTFGWTFLDAAFANLPAATIDLAILPSAYQIEFNDPNQSVFDGSTWSNGQPTTRTNVVIEPNVTYNVTNDIIVNSVNLGSNSKISVKPSASITVNNDLVNNGVITIENGGFLIQTENSEYRGTGVVEYTVKGTGIETVYNYFSSPFNSHQSFGENIYSYDPTIPQTHSYTELNKGWVAHNGAMVPGQGYTATNVNLKKLSGIPNNKEVTIAVKKGAHTGFNLLGNPYISPIRIDRFIDENGAKGSNLIQSAVYFWDQNTETGSNLVSSDYATFKPGIGGVSGGSSDLPNGEIAVGQGFYVEAKSTGNVTFTNAMRSSNNQQFFRVKNATEFARMWLNVVHEDGYFNQVLVAFKEDASNEYDAQFDVKKFVGNPGFSLFTGITSTEDKFVINVLDDFDIPSKEVPVGLITAHGGIHKFSVPNWDNMEGIPMLLLDKETGIEYNLEDGEAHINLAAGQYENRFYLIFEQRSVLSLEDEIRSLKLGTSLSQIHFNTSSKIEQVEIYTLDGSHVLSLKDIVPNSSVYHSLKRGLYIISVNQNNKISNYKMALK from the coding sequence ATGAAAAGGTTATTCCTAATAATATTAACGCTCTCCCTCTTTACTCCACTTTATAATTATTCTCATGCTTTAAATTTAGAAGCAGAACAAGATGGTATTGAATGGGATGGAAATACATTTTCAGAATCGAATGATTTTGATGGTACATTTCCATATTCTGTATACGCCAACGCAACAGGAAATATTACTTTCTCACCTTTATTAGATGAAAATGACGGATCCATTTTTGATTTAGATGGTATTAGAGATGATTATATAAAACTAGGATATGCTGAAGTAGAAAACCTACCTGAAGGATTACGATTAGAAGTTGTTCCTATATCTGACACACGTTTACAAATTACTTTAGTCGATACAGCTAATTATCATTCAGATAATGAAGATATTTATAATTTAAGATTAATACTTTTAGACGATGCCTTCCAAAATGGTTCAGCAAGTGATTATGCGAACACATCTAAAGTATACAGTGTAAACTTTAGAGATGCTCCTCCAATTACAGATAGTGATTTTGAGATAATAAGCTCAACACAATTTATAGAAACTTCCGCTGATGATGGTGCAGTAGAAGGTTCTCTAGTTTTAAACTTAGTTGGTGGTGATACCTTAGCAGGAATTATTGGTCAGGATTTAGTAGAAACTGGTTTTGTTAAACCTATCAATATTCCAGAAGGATTAACGCTTTCAGTAATAAGAAATAGTCTTACAGAAGTATCAATTTCTTTAATTGGAAACGCGGATAACCATGCAGATGCAAACGACATTAGCTGTGGTTGGATATTTGAAGATAGTGCATTTTTAAATGTAACTAATAGTGTTGTAGACTTTGCTGTTTCTGAAGAATATATAGAAATTGATTTTAGTACTATTGAGGTAAACTTAATTGAAGATAGTGACTTTATAATAAGCTCAAGATTGCCTTTTATAGAAAACGATGCAAATGATGGCAGTGTTGGTGGTAGTATGGTATTAAACTTAACAGGTGGTGATAAGTTAAATGGTGCTATAGAAGCTGATTTAGTAACTCTTGGTTATGTTGTACCTAATAACGTACCCCAAGGTTTAACACTTTCTGCCATAAAAAATTCTGATTATAAAGTGACAATTACTCTAACAGGAAATGCAGCTAATCATACTATAGACGATGATGTTACTTTTGGTTGGACATTTCAAGACCATGCATTTGAAATTTTGAATGCTGACGTTATAGATTATGCCGTTTATTTAGAAGCAAGTAGTATTAGTTTTATGACTGATGACCCTCCTTTATTTACGGATAGTGATTTTGTTGTAGTAGAACAGGGTAATTTTAAAGAAAATGTAATTAACAATGGTACAATAGTAGGTTCTCTTGAATTATCATTAACAGGTGGCGATACTTTATCAGGTCTTGTTGGAAACGATCTTGTAGCACTTAACCATATTACGCCTACAAATATTCCAGACGGATTAATTTTAAAAGCATTAAAAACATCTTCTACAAATGTAATTTTCTCTTTGAGTGGAACTGCTACAGATCATTCATCACAAACAAAAAACTTTGGTTATTCTTTTAAAGATAGCGCGTTTGGAGAAATACCTGCAAGTGAAATTAACTTCTCAACAATATCAACATTGTCAGTTCTTTTTCATGATGGATATGATCCAGAAATAACATTAACTACTTCATTGGCAGGTAATGCAACTTCATTTACAGAAAGAGAACCTTATGATGGTGGTTTTGGTAATATGCAAGTTCATTTTAATTTAGTACATGATAAATTTATAGACAGTGTAGCTAATTTAATTGAAGTAAATAATTTACCAGAAGGCCTAACTGCTAATTTTACACGCGTGCACAATAAGTTACTAACAATGACTGTTAGTGGTACAGCTAATGCTCACTCACCGAGTGATAGTATTACAACTACAATAACATTCTTAGATAGTGCTTTTGTTGATTTTACAAATACGCTAGTAGCCGGATATACCCAAGATATTCAGTTTAAGTTTCAAGAATTTCAAGGAATTACTTTAAATAATTATTCTCTAAGTGAGAACCCAAGAAACGACGGATCTATTGAAGGTAGTGTAATTATTAATTTATTAGGTGATGAAACATTCAATGGCTATAATGGTGAAGATTTTACCGCATCATCAAAAGTAATATTTAGTAATTTACCCGAAGGTTTAGAAGGCAATGTTATCCGATTATCTGATACAAGTTTAGAGCTATCGTTTTTATACAGTGCAACTTCTCATAAGCAAGAAATTGATGATGTAAATGATGTGGTAATAAGCATTCAGAATTCAGCTTTTACTTCTGCTGTTTTTCCAACATTAGTAAATCAGACCATCAATAATTTTGAATTGAATTTTGTAGAAGCACCAATTACACCAACATTAACGTATAGCACAAAAGTATTTTCCGAAGATATGGATAATGAAGGAACCATTGAAAATGCAGTGGTTGTTTCATTATATAATGCTACTTTCTCAGATAGTATATCAACAAATAATATTGATGTAAGTAATCTTCCTGCTGGTTTTGATATTGAATTATCAAGAATTTCAGAAACACAAGTAAGGTTATCAATGAATGGTTCAACAACTGCTCATTTTGATAATGATGATATTGAGAACTTGATGATCACTTTTAATGATAACGGTTTAGGAGCAATCAATGATCATGTAATTACTACTATTGAGAACTACACTTTTACTTCTAAAATCAATTTTTCTGAGATATACGGAATGTATTGGGGTGACATGGTTTTTAATGAAGATACATCAACTTACTTAGGTGATATTGTAACAAAACAATTAGTTCAGGTAAGTAATAGAAAAACTTTTATTGGAGCTATTGGCGATACACTTTCAGAATATATAAATGTTGCCAACATTCCTACGGGGTTATCAACAGAAATTGTAAAAGTATCAGATCAAGTAATAGAATTATCTTTTACAGGAAAAGCTGTAGAGAATGATTATATAAATACTACTTATGATGGGGCTATTATTCTGAAGAAAACAATTTTTACAGAGGAGGATATTACTTCTTTTGAAAATATCTCTCACCAAGGAATTCAGTTTAATTTTTATGATACTCCTGGAGTAAATTATTCTAAAGATTATTTAAACGAGTCATTCAGTTTTGATGGATCTATTGCCGATTCACTGTTTTTATCTGTTCAAGGAGATATTCAATTTGAAACAGGAAACACTGATTTATTATCTGCTAATCTTGCTCAAGTTACAGGAGTGCCAAACGGCTTAACAGCTCATATCGAATTAACTGATTCAGAAAATATCATTGTATACTTTACAGGTAATGCGGTAAACCATGGCGATAATGAAGATGTTACTGTATCAATTCAACTTTTAGATCAATTATTTGTTGATGGTACAAATGAACATTTCTTTAATCTTCAAAAAGATATAAACATTAACTTTAGAGATACTGCTCCTTATTTAGTTTGGGATGCAAACATCTTTACAGAAAGTAATGTTGACGATGGATCGTTGACAGGAAGTAAAACAGTTACGCTAGTTGGAGATACATTTATTGGTACAAATGATAGTCCTATCTATGCGTATACAATCCAAAATGTACCAGATGGATTAACAGCAATAGTGACCAAAGTAGACGATAACAATTGTACATTAACATTTACAGGAAATGCTACAAACCATAATAATGTAGATGACGCAAATGATATAATAATAACATTTACAGATGAAGCATTTGTTTCTACAGATGTCTCTGCATTTTTAGGATTAACCAATACAGATTATCCTATTGAGCTTAATTTTAATGATACCCCTATTACAGACAGTGATTTTGTAGTTGTGAGTTATTCTCAATTCAAAGAAAATAGCAACAATAACGGTGTTGTTGAAGGAGAATTAGTAATGGACCTTACTGGAGGAGATGTTATTTTAGGAAAAGTGGGTGTTAACCTTGTAGATCAAGGGTTAGTTGTTGCGAATAATGTTCCAAATGGATTAACATTAAATGTTGTAAAAAATAGTTCTACTCAAGTGAGAGTGTTCTTTACAGGTAATGCATCAAATTCTCAAAGTACAGTTACTTTTGGATGGACTTTCTTAGATGCTGCTTTTGCAAATTTACCTGCGGCAACAATTGATTTAGCCATTTTACCGAGTGCATACCAAATAGAATTTAACGATCCTAACCAAAGTGTTTTTGATGGCTCTACATGGTCTAATGGACAACCAACTACAAGAACAAATGTAGTAATAGAACCCAACGTTACTTATAATGTAACAAATGATATTATAGTTAACTCTGTAAATTTAGGAAGCAATAGTAAAATTAGTGTAAAACCAAGTGCTAGTATAACTGTAAATAATGACTTGGTAAATAATGGAGTGATTACTATTGAAAATGGTGGGTTTTTAATACAAACTGAAAATTCTGAATATAGAGGTACAGGTGTTGTAGAATACACAGTGAAAGGTACAGGAATTGAAACGGTTTATAATTACTTTTCGAGTCCGTTTAACTCGCATCAGTCTTTTGGAGAGAATATTTATTCATATGATCCAACCATTCCGCAAACACATAGTTATACAGAATTAAATAAAGGATGGGTTGCTCATAACGGAGCAATGGTTCCTGGACAAGGATATACAGCTACGAATGTAAATCTTAAAAAATTATCAGGTATTCCGAATAATAAAGAGGTAACAATAGCGGTGAAAAAAGGAGCACATACAGGTTTTAACCTACTTGGTAATCCTTATATTTCTCCAATTAGAATTGATAGGTTTATTGATGAAAATGGAGCCAAAGGATCTAATTTGATACAATCGGCAGTTTATTTTTGGGATCAAAATACAGAAACAGGCTCTAATTTAGTTTCTTCAGATTATGCAACGTTTAAGCCTGGTATTGGTGGAGTATCTGGTGGGTCTTCAGATTTACCAAATGGAGAAATTGCTGTAGGGCAGGGATTTTATGTAGAAGCAAAATCTACAGGTAATGTAACGTTTACCAACGCTATGCGTTCATCGAATAATCAACAGTTTTTTAGAGTTAAAAATGCTACAGAATTTGCTAGAATGTGGCTAAATGTAGTTCACGAAGATGGATATTTTAATCAAGTACTTGTGGCATTTAAAGAAGATGCATCTAATGAATATGATGCTCAATTTGATGTAAAGAAATTTGTCGGTAATCCTGGATTCTCATTATTCACTGGCATTACATCTACAGAAGATAAATTTGTTATTAATGTTTTAGATGATTTTGATATACCTTCTAAAGAAGTTCCTGTAGGTTTAATTACCGCTCATGGTGGTATTCATAAATTTTCGGTTCCTAATTGGGATAATATGGAAGGCATTCCAATGTTATTACTTGATAAAGAAACGGGTATAGAATATAATTTAGAAGATGGTGAAGCACACATTAATTTAGCTGCAGGTCAATACGAAAATCGTTTTTATTTAATCTTTGAACAGCGCTCAGTATTGAGTCTTGAAGATGAAATAAGATCATTAAAATTAGGTACTTCATTAAGTCAGATTCATTTTAATACTTCATCAAAAATTGAGCAAGTAGAAATTTATACTTTAGACGGAAGTCATGTACTTTCTTTAAAAGATATAGTACCAAATAGCTCTGTATATCATTCATTAAAAAGAGGTTTATACATAATATCAGTAAACCAAAATAATAAAATTAGTAATTATAAAATGGCACTTAAATAG
- a CDS encoding CPBP family intramembrane glutamic endopeptidase, whose product MNTDLKYASVFAILTLIISYVFTFFIFFDGENINLVSLVMFVPAIIGLLLNSIRYKSFKKVFAPVFHRLNLKALAFSVLYPILFIGVICLVTYALGLSTLNKDKLIELTVLPGIANVLIGLLLVFGEEYGWRGFLLKTAAAAHGKNFAAIGVGIIWALWHAPIVLELAFLTNVEYPFVLMLLQLCAVFIFSMPFAYAYFKSDSIIPPIIFHYVWNYFNPILLGSVYFNQTGIFEGNITLINGEGLAGVLLGIPFFLWFLKTNSTKEIVE is encoded by the coding sequence ATGAATACTGACTTAAAATATGCCTCTGTTTTTGCTATTCTTACTTTAATAATTTCTTACGTATTTACTTTCTTTATTTTTTTTGATGGAGAAAATATCAACTTAGTATCATTGGTAATGTTTGTACCAGCGATTATAGGTTTGCTATTAAATTCAATTCGATATAAATCATTTAAAAAAGTATTTGCACCAGTTTTTCATAGATTAAATTTAAAGGCACTAGCATTTTCGGTACTTTATCCAATTTTATTTATTGGAGTAATTTGTCTTGTAACCTATGCTTTAGGTTTATCAACTTTAAATAAAGATAAACTTATAGAGTTAACGGTACTTCCTGGCATTGCGAATGTATTAATTGGTTTATTATTAGTTTTTGGCGAAGAATATGGCTGGAGAGGCTTTTTATTAAAAACCGCAGCTGCAGCACATGGAAAAAACTTTGCAGCTATTGGTGTTGGAATAATTTGGGCATTATGGCATGCTCCTATAGTATTAGAACTTGCATTTTTAACAAATGTAGAATATCCATTTGTATTAATGTTATTACAATTATGTGCTGTATTCATTTTTTCTATGCCTTTTGCATATGCTTATTTTAAATCTGATAGTATTATTCCTCCTATCATTTTTCATTATGTCTGGAACTACTTTAATCCAATTCTTTTAGGAAGTGTTTATTTTAACCAAACTGGTATTTTTGAAGGAAATATTACCCTTATAAACGGAGAAGGTTTAGCGGGTGTACTTTTAGGTATTCCTTTCTTTTTATGGTTCTTAAAAACAAATAGTACTAAAGAGATTGTTGAATAA
- a CDS encoding type IX secretion system membrane protein PorP/SprF codes for MKTFLLLTYLVLLQVTIIKAQDVISATPLWLPSSQNPALAGSSFNKGNVAFRYATIKDGLSYINVGGDLGIQKEKRNGLGIGINYNQLTYPFRQDDNNEKGNLKQQALSIPLSMLFRNEERAFSFGISLGYLQYSIDDNFGTYYSQLNPNSSINGNSPSYSFSNRQESTFDIGAGVSFFTHEHFLVSVSAKHLQNFISSENEASLFNQLQPRVEFLGQYIIHNPISSLGLISTAGYFWENNSQQAYLSVEGKIEIISLGGGWIPNFADNVVDNRYFITSSVDIPIGEKATLSRRGRIEKAKNIIGLKLVYYPSISNNSLIYPTIEFTLSAKLSNNKFKKQLKRLTSLPTL; via the coding sequence ATGAAAACTTTTTTACTACTCACCTACTTAGTACTACTACAAGTAACAATAATTAAAGCACAAGATGTTATTTCTGCTACTCCATTATGGTTACCTTCTTCTCAGAACCCTGCCCTAGCAGGATCATCTTTTAATAAAGGAAATGTAGCATTTCGTTACGCAACCATTAAAGATGGCCTTAGTTATATAAACGTAGGTGGAGATTTAGGTATTCAGAAAGAAAAAAGAAATGGTTTAGGCATTGGTATCAATTATAACCAACTCACCTATCCTTTTAGACAGGATGACAACAATGAAAAAGGAAACTTAAAACAACAAGCTTTATCTATTCCCCTATCAATGTTATTTAGAAATGAAGAAAGGGCATTTTCATTTGGAATATCTTTAGGGTATTTACAATATAGTATTGACGATAATTTTGGTACTTACTACAGTCAACTTAACCCTAATTCTTCTATTAACGGAAATTCCCCTTCTTATAGTTTTTCAAATAGACAAGAGTCTACTTTTGATATTGGAGCAGGGGTTAGCTTTTTTACACACGAACATTTTTTAGTAAGTGTTTCTGCAAAACATTTGCAAAATTTTATATCGTCAGAGAACGAAGCGAGTTTATTTAATCAGTTACAGCCTAGAGTAGAGTTTTTAGGGCAATACATTATACATAATCCAATCTCTTCTTTAGGTCTTATATCTACCGCAGGTTATTTTTGGGAGAACAACAGTCAACAAGCTTATTTATCTGTAGAAGGAAAAATTGAAATAATAAGTTTAGGAGGAGGTTGGATTCCAAATTTTGCAGATAATGTAGTAGATAATAGGTATTTTATAACTTCTTCAGTTGATATTCCGATAGGAGAAAAAGCAACACTATCAAGAAGAGGGAGAATAGAAAAAGCAAAAAATATTATTGGTTTAAAGTTGGTTTATTATCCAAGTATTTCAAATAACTCACTGATTTACCCGACGATAGAGTTTACTTTGTCGGCAAAATTATCAAATAACAAATTTAAGAAACAGCTTAAGCGCTTAACATCTCTTCCAACTTTATAA
- a CDS encoding energy transducer TonB: protein MIDILKLIGPEGILFIFVTLLIVLVQLFRYIIKKRETTPTHLRNDLQKKYDSVNLDKYTSFFRMVGLSIAMVTLLAAFEYPTPRSVILDDWEAKKLIDDTQFDSSFVIPDPVLPKVKPIPKVITIIEVDDPKDVTDIIIDIPEDFTDDTVIEDPVEVFDEPDEPVVDYVTIAEQTASFKGGMGKFYKWLGRRIKYPAQAKRMGVEGKVFVQFIIELDGKLSNVKVVRGIGGGCDEEAVRVLKSSPDWKPAKQRGRPVRMQMVIPISFQLN from the coding sequence ATGATTGATATTTTAAAACTAATTGGTCCCGAAGGTATACTCTTCATCTTCGTGACACTCCTCATTGTACTTGTTCAACTCTTCAGGTACATCATTAAAAAACGGGAGACCACTCCTACGCATCTCAGGAATGATTTGCAAAAAAAGTACGACAGCGTAAACTTAGATAAGTACACTAGCTTTTTTAGAATGGTTGGTTTATCTATTGCTATGGTTACGCTATTAGCTGCTTTTGAATATCCTACCCCTAGATCTGTAATTTTAGACGATTGGGAAGCAAAAAAACTTATAGATGATACACAGTTTGACTCATCTTTTGTGATTCCAGACCCTGTTTTACCAAAGGTAAAGCCAATACCTAAAGTTATAACTATTATTGAAGTTGATGACCCTAAAGATGTCACTGATATTATAATAGATATTCCTGAAGATTTTACAGATGATACCGTAATTGAAGACCCTGTAGAAGTTTTTGACGAACCAGATGAACCGGTTGTAGATTATGTAACTATTGCAGAACAAACAGCATCTTTTAAAGGTGGAATGGGTAAGTTCTATAAATGGTTAGGTAGACGTATAAAGTACCCTGCCCAAGCAAAACGAATGGGCGTTGAAGGAAAAGTTTTTGTTCAGTTTATAATAGAACTTGACGGTAAACTTTCTAATGTAAAAGTAGTAAGAGGAATTGGTGGTGGTTGCGATGAAGAGGCTGTAAGAGTCCTCAAATCATCGCCAGATTGGAAACCAGCAAAACAAAGAGGCAGACCTGTAAGAATGCAAATGGTTATTCCAATTTCTTTTCAATTGAACTAA
- a CDS encoding phage tail protein — MKILSLKIVSLFFICTLFVSSFSLAQNGFVVQGVARNNGHAALGDRLIPFTFQIKSNDGSTTYYSETKSIRTDTYGVFSHIVGQGDNQSGNLKNAPYTLGNLKLIVSLDDNGNQQIISDKPMNYVPYAYRAANGLPAGSIIPFVGSAAPSGWMLCDGSSIPSGTTLKDVLGMNNAPDLRGMFVRGSGTNETFTNSNSEYPQGPALNDVEKDKIGPHSHSDDISVSVNSGGSHSHSYSKVESASSYGILNYIAGLGAHISTESTNTSSAGAHEHTATVSGSINSVNGVGTGNEVRPVSYGVAYIIKL, encoded by the coding sequence ATGAAAATATTAAGCCTAAAGATTGTTTCATTATTCTTTATCTGTACACTTTTTGTTTCTTCCTTCAGTTTAGCCCAAAACGGCTTTGTTGTACAAGGTGTTGCACGAAATAATGGCCATGCGGCACTTGGTGATAGATTGATACCATTTACCTTTCAAATAAAAAGTAATGATGGATCTACCACTTATTACAGTGAAACAAAGTCAATCCGAACAGATACGTACGGAGTGTTTTCACATATAGTAGGACAAGGTGATAATCAGTCCGGTAATTTAAAAAATGCTCCTTACACGTTAGGCAATTTAAAATTAATTGTCTCTTTAGATGATAATGGCAACCAACAAATCATTTCTGATAAACCAATGAATTATGTACCCTATGCATATAGAGCTGCTAATGGGTTACCTGCTGGGTCAATAATTCCTTTTGTAGGAAGTGCTGCTCCAAGTGGTTGGATGTTATGTGATGGAAGTTCAATTCCATCTGGAACTACTTTAAAAGATGTTTTGGGAATGAACAATGCACCTGATTTAAGAGGTATGTTTGTTAGGGGTTCTGGTACTAACGAGACTTTCACTAATTCTAATAGTGAATATCCACAAGGTCCGGCATTAAATGATGTTGAAAAAGATAAGATAGGTCCTCATAGTCACTCAGATGATATTTCGGTATCGGTAAATAGTGGAGGTTCCCATTCACACAGTTATTCTAAAGTAGAAAGTGCTAGTTCGTATGGTATACTAAACTACATTGCTGGTTTAGGTGCACATATTAGTACAGAAAGTACTAATACATCATCAGCTGGTGCTCACGAGCATACAGCAACAGTTTCTGGTTCTATTAATTCCGTAAATGGCGTTGGGACAGGAAATGAAGTTCGACCAGTAAGTTATGGTGTAGCTTACATTATTAAATTATAA